In Longimicrobiales bacterium, the following are encoded in one genomic region:
- a CDS encoding amidase: MTQSLAETVDALRRRDITARQLVQEAVECHKARDGALGAYKHFDAEGALTQAASADAALDAAAIKTRTPLAAPAPPLCGIPISVKDLYGVEGMPSFAGSARQLPPDPWSQDAWMIERLRRAGAVIVGKTHTVEFAYGGVGFNPHWGTPRNPWDARVPRIPGGSSCGAGVSLWEESAMVALGSDTGGSIRIPAAFTGVVGHKTTKGRWPTDGVVQLSTTFDTVGALTRSVEDSVHFFGSVDPRWSDPSLLMEALETSILDGVRIGLPECTIWEACQPDIRDVLESTLEDIESGGARLRRVVATMLDDAADLYMSSGIGRAEINAFLHETLPEWPPILHPTVGQRLDGALPLSSEEYRAAIAKHRRMAAFADTLFSDVDVLVLPANLITPPPVAEIENDLDRYAEVNYATLRPACAINLLALCAISIPVGLDATGMPVGMQVVARGGDDELLLGVALAIERAIGNGHDRLGQPPVPSL, translated from the coding sequence GTGACCCAGTCTCTTGCGGAGACGGTCGACGCGCTTCGCCGTCGAGACATCACCGCACGACAGCTCGTGCAGGAGGCCGTCGAGTGCCATAAGGCGAGGGACGGAGCGCTCGGGGCCTACAAGCACTTCGACGCCGAGGGAGCCCTGACTCAGGCTGCCTCCGCTGACGCGGCCCTCGACGCGGCCGCGATCAAAACCAGAACCCCACTCGCCGCCCCCGCCCCACCACTGTGCGGTATTCCCATTTCGGTGAAGGATCTGTACGGCGTCGAAGGCATGCCGAGCTTCGCCGGCTCGGCTCGTCAGCTGCCGCCGGATCCGTGGTCGCAAGATGCCTGGATGATCGAGAGACTCCGTCGGGCAGGAGCTGTCATCGTAGGAAAAACCCACACAGTCGAGTTCGCATACGGAGGCGTGGGGTTCAACCCGCATTGGGGCACACCACGGAATCCTTGGGATGCCAGGGTGCCGAGGATTCCCGGCGGATCGTCCTGCGGGGCTGGTGTCAGTCTCTGGGAGGAGTCAGCGATGGTTGCCCTTGGCTCTGACACAGGCGGATCCATACGCATCCCGGCCGCCTTTACCGGCGTGGTCGGTCACAAGACCACGAAGGGCCGATGGCCAACGGACGGCGTGGTCCAGCTCAGCACGACCTTCGATACCGTCGGGGCGCTTACCCGTTCGGTCGAGGACAGCGTCCATTTCTTCGGATCCGTTGATCCGCGGTGGAGCGACCCATCCCTGCTCATGGAAGCGCTCGAGACGAGCATACTGGATGGGGTCAGAATCGGATTGCCTGAGTGCACCATCTGGGAGGCGTGTCAGCCCGACATCCGTGATGTCCTCGAGAGTACACTCGAGGACATCGAGAGCGGAGGCGCTCGCCTGAGGCGAGTGGTCGCAACCATGCTGGACGACGCGGCCGACCTGTACATGAGCTCGGGGATCGGGAGGGCGGAGATCAATGCCTTCCTGCATGAGACCCTGCCAGAGTGGCCTCCCATCTTGCACCCTACAGTCGGTCAACGACTCGACGGGGCCCTGCCCTTGAGCTCGGAAGAGTACCGCGCAGCAATCGCAAAGCACCGACGAATGGCCGCGTTCGCAGACACGCTCTTTTCGGACGTCGACGTGCTCGTCCTCCCGGCCAATCTCATCACTCCGCCCCCTGTCGCCGAGATCGAAAACGATCTCGACCGCTACGCCGAAGTGAACTACGCGACGCTACGGCCGGCCTGCGCCATCAATCTTCTCGCCCTGTGCGCGATCTCGATTCCCGTCGGACTCGATGCGACCGGGATGCCGGTGGGGATGCAGGTCGTCGCTCGAGGTGGTGATGATGAGTTACTCCTTGGCGTGGCCCTCGCCATTGAGCGAGCCATCGGAAACGGGCACGATCGGCTGGGTCAGCCTCCCGTCCCCTCGCTGTAG
- a CDS encoding prolyl oligopeptidase family serine peptidase, which translates to MMIQKTCTAAVVGILVSSGALMAQDKPTLTPDDYDQWERLGAGVLSPNGAWMAVSIDRVSDEGELRIHSTTSDSVVIVPFGSRPSFSSDNQWVAYSIGTSEDDRDAAEARDEQVYNKLGLLNLGTGAQAERDDFESFTFSGEGRFLALQRYKPEDKESEGVDVVVHDLSSGSDMSFGNISEMAWQDDGSLLALATDADDRVGNGITLYDPASGRIRSLDAAEATYRNLSWRDDADDLVVYRTVESEAFEDTAHVALVWQGLEGDALQKRVLDPETNASFPGSMRVVEFRDPSWSEDGATLFVGIQARRPAPPKCASTGDEPDSESDEAEGSDDATVECNDDDVAGVEIWHSRDLDPVPGQRVRDRQLRQINFLSAWNVDTGTFVQLGDDLTEITSMVPGGRHVMGRDESPYDEEAMFRQQYADLYTIDVATGAKMLVEERVTIVGSGSPRGRYITWFSGNDWFAHDIERGETHNLTESVATAFVNLDVTPTREQMPPFGFAGWLADDQAVLLYDRWDVWQVELDGSGGEALTHGTPDEIRYRVASRDEDREGFPADEDLYYAMYSEWTKAAGFASAEPGDEPETLVWEDRMFGGFNVPFLKAEDAEVYAFRMEAFGDSPDYFVAGPDLSDPRQVTTTNAFHGDYAWGRTELVDYVNEWGRRLQGVLTYPANYDPSQEYPMIVYHYELLSQGMHQYQIPDPTQYYNQQIWSQDGYFVLRPDIVYRDRRPGQSNVETLRPAVASAVAQAPIDEEKIGLIGHSWGGYQTAFFVTQDNLFASAVAGAPLTNLMSMYLSYYWNSGGTDARIFEISQGRMQVPWWEDWDSYEANSPVHNIQNMETPLLMMFGTNDGAVEYNQGVEFYNAARRTGKEMVLLSYDGENHGLAREPNQLDYQNRILQWFAHYLKGEPAPDWISRGLSYIEQQDRLRSKKPIG; encoded by the coding sequence ATGATGATTCAAAAGACGTGCACGGCTGCCGTTGTCGGCATCCTGGTCAGCTCGGGCGCTCTCATGGCACAGGACAAGCCGACCCTTACACCTGACGACTACGACCAGTGGGAGCGACTTGGTGCCGGGGTCCTTTCCCCGAATGGCGCCTGGATGGCCGTCTCGATTGATCGAGTGAGTGATGAGGGGGAACTGCGGATTCACAGCACGACATCCGACTCGGTCGTCATCGTTCCATTTGGAAGCCGTCCGTCGTTCAGCTCGGACAATCAGTGGGTCGCCTATTCGATCGGGACGTCGGAAGACGATCGGGATGCTGCGGAGGCACGCGACGAGCAGGTGTACAACAAGCTCGGGCTCCTGAATCTCGGGACCGGCGCTCAGGCAGAACGTGATGATTTCGAATCGTTCACGTTTTCCGGCGAAGGTCGGTTCTTGGCGCTCCAACGCTACAAGCCCGAGGACAAGGAGAGCGAGGGCGTCGACGTAGTCGTACACGACCTTTCCTCAGGCTCGGACATGAGTTTCGGAAACATTTCCGAGATGGCCTGGCAGGATGACGGCAGCTTGCTCGCGCTTGCGACCGATGCGGACGACCGCGTTGGCAACGGGATCACCCTTTATGATCCAGCCTCCGGCCGAATCCGCTCTCTGGATGCGGCCGAGGCTACGTATCGCAACCTCTCGTGGCGCGATGATGCAGATGACCTGGTCGTCTACAGGACCGTGGAGAGCGAAGCGTTTGAAGACACGGCGCACGTGGCGCTGGTATGGCAAGGGCTCGAGGGTGATGCCTTGCAAAAGCGCGTGCTAGATCCGGAAACGAATGCGTCTTTCCCGGGCTCGATGCGGGTCGTCGAATTTCGTGACCCGAGCTGGTCCGAAGACGGTGCGACACTCTTCGTCGGGATTCAGGCTCGCCGGCCTGCGCCTCCGAAATGCGCGTCCACCGGGGACGAGCCCGACAGCGAGTCCGACGAAGCTGAGGGCAGCGACGATGCCACTGTTGAGTGCAACGACGACGACGTGGCGGGCGTCGAGATCTGGCATTCACGGGACCTCGACCCGGTCCCCGGCCAGCGGGTTCGTGACCGCCAGCTTCGTCAGATCAACTTCCTTTCCGCCTGGAATGTTGACACGGGCACCTTCGTTCAGCTCGGTGACGACCTGACTGAGATCACGTCGATGGTGCCCGGCGGACGTCACGTCATGGGACGCGACGAAAGCCCCTACGACGAAGAAGCAATGTTCCGGCAGCAGTACGCAGACCTCTATACGATCGATGTCGCCACTGGAGCGAAGATGCTCGTCGAAGAACGGGTCACCATCGTGGGTAGTGGCAGTCCCCGAGGTCGATACATCACGTGGTTTTCCGGTAACGACTGGTTCGCCCACGACATCGAGCGAGGAGAGACCCACAACCTGACCGAGAGCGTAGCGACTGCCTTCGTGAATCTGGATGTCACGCCGACTCGTGAGCAGATGCCGCCTTTCGGCTTCGCTGGATGGCTTGCGGACGACCAGGCGGTTCTCCTTTACGATCGGTGGGACGTATGGCAGGTGGAGCTCGACGGCTCGGGCGGTGAGGCACTCACCCACGGCACGCCTGATGAGATCAGGTACCGGGTGGCAAGTCGTGACGAGGATCGCGAAGGCTTCCCGGCAGACGAAGATCTCTACTATGCCATGTACAGCGAGTGGACGAAGGCCGCTGGGTTCGCGAGCGCCGAGCCGGGTGACGAGCCGGAGACGCTCGTGTGGGAGGACCGGATGTTCGGCGGCTTCAACGTGCCGTTCCTCAAGGCTGAGGACGCCGAAGTGTATGCGTTCCGCATGGAGGCCTTCGGCGACTCGCCGGACTACTTCGTGGCCGGCCCCGACCTCTCGGATCCACGTCAGGTTACAACGACGAATGCGTTCCATGGTGACTATGCATGGGGGCGCACCGAGTTGGTCGACTACGTGAACGAGTGGGGACGCCGACTCCAGGGTGTTCTGACGTATCCGGCCAACTACGATCCGTCTCAGGAATACCCGATGATCGTGTACCACTACGAGTTACTCTCGCAGGGTATGCACCAGTATCAGATCCCGGATCCGACGCAGTATTACAACCAGCAGATCTGGAGCCAGGACGGGTACTTCGTCCTGAGGCCGGACATCGTGTACCGCGACCGGCGTCCGGGGCAGTCGAACGTCGAGACACTCCGGCCAGCCGTCGCCTCGGCCGTGGCTCAGGCGCCGATTGACGAAGAGAAGATCGGACTGATCGGGCACTCTTGGGGCGGCTATCAGACCGCGTTCTTTGTCACGCAGGACAATCTATTCGCCTCAGCCGTCGCGGGGGCTCCGCTCACGAACCTCATGAGCATGTACCTCTCCTACTACTGGAACAGTGGAGGCACGGACGCGCGGATCTTCGAGATCAGCCAAGGCCGGATGCAGGTTCCGTGGTGGGAAGACTGGGACTCGTATGAGGCCAACTCACCCGTTCACAACATCCAGAACATGGAGACTCCGCTGCTCATGATGTTCGGGACGAACGACGGAGCGGTCGAGTACAATCAGGGCGTCGAATTTTACAATGCGGCGAGACGGACCGGAAAAGAGATGGTGCTCCTGTCCTACGACGGGGAGAACCACGGACTTGCTCGCGAGCCGAACCAGCTCGACTACCAGAATCGGATTTTGCAGTGGTTCGCGCACTACCTGAAAGGCGAGCCCGCCCCGGACTGGATCTCACGTGGTCTCTCCTACATAGAGCAGCAGGACCGTCTCCGCTCGAAAAAGCCGATCGGATAG
- a CDS encoding DUF1028 domain-containing protein, producing MISRASGRLSKTVFLIAGVAYAASATGALAQRVQVADPYSDYTDDYLSTFSIIALDRATGELGMGVQSKAFGAGNRAMTAKGGVAIIAHQASANPMYGPMTIDLIERGYSPKEALDQLVRSDEGRDRRQNAVIDIQGRTAAWTGESTNDWHGHTCGVDFCAQGNILAGPEVVDAMVASFQASSGSLAERLMDALDAAQGAGGDARGMQSGAILVVAPRVREAFHDRVVDIRVDDHRTPLAELRRILDLQRSGEIIRDIGPLIEAEDLTGALRVAEAAVEKSPGNDNAHVALASVLLRMDDRDGAFASLSQAVELNPGRRTMLPRDGNFESLHADPKFLRIIR from the coding sequence ATGATCAGTCGAGCCTCGGGACGCCTGTCGAAGACAGTCTTCCTGATTGCCGGGGTCGCATACGCGGCCTCGGCGACAGGGGCCCTCGCCCAGCGAGTGCAGGTCGCCGATCCCTACTCGGACTACACCGACGACTACCTCTCCACTTTCTCGATCATCGCGCTCGACCGAGCAACTGGCGAGCTCGGCATGGGCGTGCAGTCGAAGGCGTTCGGTGCCGGGAATCGGGCGATGACCGCCAAGGGTGGTGTCGCGATCATCGCTCATCAGGCTTCGGCCAATCCGATGTACGGGCCGATGACGATCGACCTCATCGAGCGTGGATACTCTCCCAAAGAGGCGCTCGATCAGCTCGTCCGGTCGGATGAGGGTCGGGACAGACGGCAGAACGCCGTCATCGACATTCAGGGACGTACAGCTGCGTGGACTGGTGAGAGCACGAACGATTGGCACGGTCACACCTGCGGTGTGGACTTCTGCGCTCAGGGCAACATTCTGGCAGGGCCTGAGGTCGTCGACGCGATGGTCGCGTCGTTCCAGGCGTCATCGGGCTCGCTTGCGGAACGGCTGATGGATGCGCTCGATGCCGCTCAAGGTGCGGGTGGGGACGCCCGCGGCATGCAGTCGGGTGCGATCCTCGTGGTGGCGCCTCGCGTTCGTGAGGCCTTCCACGACCGAGTGGTAGACATCCGTGTCGACGACCATCGAACTCCGCTCGCCGAACTGCGTCGGATTCTGGACCTGCAGCGGTCGGGTGAGATCATCCGTGATATCGGACCGTTGATCGAGGCTGAAGATCTCACCGGAGCCCTCCGAGTGGCTGAGGCTGCCGTCGAGAAGTCACCTGGCAACGACAATGCGCACGTTGCACTTGCAAGCGTGCTGCTCCGGATGGACGATCGCGACGGTGCCTTTGCCTCGTTGAGCCAGGCCGTCGAGCTGAATCCCGGGCGGCGCACGATGCTGCCCCGAGACGGGAATTTCGAAAGCCTTCATGCCGACCCGAAGTTCCTGCGGATCATTCGCTAG
- a CDS encoding dipeptidase, translating to MKTDTYFRRSRILPFVALATLVGCGGGEPVQESEADLVARARGIHERVITLDTHNDISAANFTAEQNYTMDLGNQVNLPKMEAGGLDVSFMIVYVGQGELTDAGFNDAYAQAVEKFDAIHRLTEEIAPDQIGLALTSDDVRRLDAEGKKIAMIGIENGYPVGMDAGRVQEFAERGGRYMSLAHNGHSQLSDSNTGERDDVWLHNGLSDLGREVVTEMNKWGIMIDLSHPSKVANLETMQLSRAPVIASHSGARAVGDVSRNMDNELLMALKENGGVIQTVAFRSYLRPGKNTAHNEASQAIIAEVAEEMGFEMPSGGRGAMFRAMSAMSPAEQETFMAEYQSVQDAAAARVEAEVDPVTPPVGVSDFVDHIDYLVNLIGLEHVGISSDFDGGGGVTGWNDASETFNVTLELVRRGYTEEQIGMIWSGNLFRVLDEVQAVAAEMQAAG from the coding sequence ATGAAGACTGACACCTACTTTCGCCGTTCGCGCATTCTCCCGTTTGTGGCTTTGGCCACGCTCGTCGGCTGCGGTGGCGGTGAGCCCGTGCAGGAATCTGAAGCCGATCTCGTAGCTCGTGCACGAGGCATCCACGAGCGCGTGATCACCCTGGATACCCACAACGACATCAGCGCTGCCAACTTCACTGCTGAGCAGAACTACACGATGGATCTCGGCAACCAGGTGAACTTGCCGAAGATGGAGGCTGGTGGTCTCGACGTGTCCTTCATGATCGTCTACGTCGGCCAGGGCGAGCTGACGGATGCCGGCTTCAACGATGCGTATGCACAGGCCGTCGAGAAGTTCGATGCGATCCACCGGCTGACCGAGGAGATCGCGCCCGACCAGATCGGCCTCGCTCTGACATCGGATGACGTCCGCCGGCTCGATGCCGAGGGCAAGAAGATCGCCATGATCGGGATCGAGAACGGCTATCCGGTCGGCATGGACGCTGGCCGGGTACAGGAGTTCGCCGAACGTGGTGGCCGCTACATGTCTCTCGCCCATAACGGCCACAGCCAGCTCTCCGACTCGAATACGGGTGAGAGGGACGACGTCTGGCTCCATAACGGGTTGAGTGATCTGGGCCGTGAGGTCGTCACGGAGATGAACAAGTGGGGCATTATGATCGACCTCTCGCATCCGTCGAAGGTGGCGAACCTCGAGACGATGCAGCTCAGCCGCGCTCCGGTTATCGCATCACATTCGGGCGCCCGTGCCGTTGGCGACGTCAGCCGCAACATGGACAACGAACTCCTGATGGCACTGAAGGAGAACGGTGGCGTGATCCAGACCGTAGCCTTCCGTAGCTACCTGCGCCCTGGGAAAAACACCGCTCACAACGAGGCGTCCCAAGCGATTATTGCCGAGGTCGCTGAGGAGATGGGCTTCGAGATGCCGTCCGGCGGCCGCGGTGCAATGTTCCGCGCCATGTCCGCGATGAGTCCGGCCGAGCAGGAGACGTTCATGGCCGAGTACCAGAGCGTTCAGGATGCCGCTGCGGCACGGGTCGAGGCTGAGGTGGACCCGGTTACCCCTCCCGTCGGCGTGTCGGATTTTGTCGATCACATCGACTATCTGGTGAACCTGATCGGCCTTGAGCATGTTGGTATCAGTTCTGATTTCGATGGTGGTGGCGGCGTTACCGGTTGGAACGACGCGTCCGAGACGTTCAACGTGACGCTTGAGCTCGTGCGCCGTGGCTATACGGAAGAGCAGATCGGGATGATCTGGAGCGGCAACCTGTTTCGCGTCCTCGATGAGGTTCAGGCGGTGGCCGCGGAGATGCAGGCCGCCGGATGA
- a CDS encoding amidohydrolase family protein, producing MLPSIKNIKRALAVAIPAALLLVAMPVTAFAQEAPDTAADRKKEEAAPLPLVASRTIELDTDEGTWLSLDVSPDGRSVIFEMLGDLYTVPLGGGDATRITEGLAYDTQPRYSPDGTKVAFISDRSGGDNVWTLDVASGDTTQVTKGNGSSWMSPDWTPDGDYIVASKGATRLGTVNLWMGHVDGGSGQMLRDEPENLKTNGAAVSPDGRYIWHAQRRNSWDYNAQYPQYQIAVYDRETGEVFTRTSRYGSAVRPTLSPDGAWLVYASRYENETGLRLRDLATGDERWLAYPVQRDDQESVGDRDAYPGMSFTPDSREVVASYGGKIWRIPVTDGADPIAVPFRVRADVAAGPLVEFDYPIEDTPTFTVRQIRDGVPSPEGSRLAFVALDDLYVMDYPGGTPRMVDPSDRTQAQPAWSPDSEWIAYVTWDATGGHIVKARPNGDDVQQLTTAPAQYQQVAWNGTGDRIVAMRNPARAFQESDGPQFSGAEMDIVWVPATGGGATVITAASGRQAPHFVEGVDRIYFHHEARGVVSIRWDGTDEKAHVTVVGNTRPGSTQANRASEILMAPSGDRALAKVNDDIYVVTVPQVGGDTPNISVAKPDDAAFPAERLTDIGGDFPRWGVDGRTVHYSVGNAHFVYDLDASEAYADSVEAAARVEDAEDVVDDDAGYRASEQRVLIQAPRDTPEGVLVLRGGRVLTMNGREVIENADIVIRNNRIESVGAQGSVNVPGGADVIDISGKTVTPGFVDTHSHMWSASGLHKTQSWIYLANLAYGVTATRDPQTATTDVLSYSDLVTAGQMIGPRIYSTGPGIFGDYVEDPIRDLDHARDIMRRYSEYYDTNTIKMYMAGNRQQRQWVVMAAREQGIMPTLEGGLMFKYDLTTTLDGYPGLEHSLPIAPFYSDVVEAFTTIGTTYTPTLLVSYGGPWGENYYYSRENPHDDPKLQYFTAHGELDQKSRRRPAWFRDDEHVFQRHAEGVKALVEAGGRAGVGSHGQLQGLGYHWELWSIQSGGMDEYDALRVATILGAEAIGLDGDLGTIEPGKLADLVILDGNPLDDIRNTNTISQVMKNGRLYEGDTLNETWPEQRPLERRDWVGIEAPNTRAGTGR from the coding sequence ATGCTTCCATCAATCAAGAACATTAAGCGTGCTCTGGCGGTTGCGATTCCGGCTGCTCTGCTCCTGGTCGCCATGCCCGTTACTGCCTTCGCTCAGGAGGCTCCCGATACAGCGGCCGACAGAAAGAAGGAGGAGGCTGCGCCACTGCCGCTCGTAGCGTCGCGAACAATTGAACTAGACACGGATGAGGGGACCTGGCTCTCCCTTGATGTCAGTCCCGACGGGCGGAGCGTGATCTTCGAGATGCTCGGAGACCTCTACACAGTCCCGCTTGGCGGTGGAGATGCGACGCGGATTACGGAGGGGCTCGCCTATGACACTCAGCCACGGTATAGCCCGGACGGAACGAAGGTCGCGTTTATCTCCGACCGAAGCGGCGGGGACAACGTGTGGACGCTTGATGTAGCGAGCGGGGACACCACGCAGGTGACGAAAGGGAATGGGTCCAGCTGGATGTCGCCGGACTGGACACCGGACGGTGACTACATCGTCGCCTCGAAAGGGGCGACTCGACTGGGGACAGTCAACCTATGGATGGGACACGTCGATGGTGGTTCGGGCCAAATGCTCAGGGACGAACCTGAGAACCTGAAGACCAACGGGGCCGCAGTATCCCCCGACGGTCGATACATCTGGCACGCGCAGCGCAGGAACTCGTGGGACTACAACGCGCAGTATCCTCAGTATCAGATCGCTGTGTACGATCGTGAGACCGGGGAAGTCTTCACTCGCACGTCGCGCTACGGATCCGCGGTACGGCCGACGCTTTCACCCGACGGTGCGTGGCTCGTCTATGCCTCGCGATACGAGAACGAGACTGGCCTTCGGCTCCGTGACCTCGCGACGGGTGACGAGCGCTGGCTTGCGTACCCTGTGCAGCGGGACGATCAGGAGTCGGTCGGAGATCGGGACGCCTATCCGGGCATGAGTTTTACTCCGGATTCGAGGGAGGTTGTCGCATCCTACGGTGGGAAGATCTGGCGTATCCCAGTCACGGATGGTGCTGACCCAATCGCGGTCCCGTTCCGAGTACGAGCTGATGTGGCTGCAGGGCCCCTGGTCGAGTTCGATTACCCGATCGAGGACACACCGACGTTTACCGTGCGCCAGATCCGGGACGGGGTCCCGTCCCCCGAGGGGTCTCGACTCGCCTTCGTGGCGCTGGACGATCTCTACGTCATGGACTATCCGGGCGGCACTCCGCGTATGGTCGACCCATCGGATCGTACGCAGGCACAACCGGCCTGGTCGCCCGACAGCGAGTGGATCGCGTACGTCACTTGGGATGCGACCGGTGGTCATATCGTGAAGGCACGCCCTAATGGTGACGATGTGCAGCAACTCACGACTGCACCGGCCCAGTATCAGCAGGTGGCCTGGAATGGGACGGGGGATCGAATCGTGGCGATGCGCAATCCGGCACGGGCATTCCAGGAGTCAGATGGTCCGCAGTTCAGTGGCGCGGAGATGGACATCGTGTGGGTGCCGGCCACTGGCGGAGGTGCGACGGTTATCACCGCCGCGAGCGGGCGGCAGGCACCGCACTTCGTGGAGGGAGTCGACCGGATCTACTTCCACCATGAGGCGCGTGGCGTCGTTTCGATTCGATGGGACGGCACGGACGAGAAAGCGCACGTGACCGTGGTTGGCAATACGAGGCCGGGTAGCACTCAGGCGAATCGCGCCTCCGAGATCCTCATGGCTCCGAGTGGCGACCGGGCCTTGGCCAAGGTCAACGACGATATCTACGTGGTTACCGTGCCTCAGGTCGGAGGAGACACACCCAATATCTCTGTGGCCAAACCCGACGACGCTGCCTTTCCGGCAGAGAGGCTCACCGATATCGGTGGCGACTTCCCTCGCTGGGGCGTGGACGGTCGGACGGTCCATTACTCCGTCGGAAACGCGCACTTCGTGTACGATCTAGACGCCTCGGAGGCGTACGCGGACTCCGTTGAGGCGGCGGCCCGGGTAGAAGACGCAGAAGACGTCGTAGACGACGACGCGGGCTATCGCGCCTCCGAGCAGCGAGTCCTGATTCAGGCACCCCGTGATACGCCTGAGGGCGTGCTCGTGCTGCGCGGCGGACGTGTGCTGACGATGAACGGACGTGAAGTGATCGAAAACGCCGACATCGTAATCCGAAACAACCGGATCGAATCAGTTGGTGCTCAGGGCTCGGTCAATGTCCCCGGTGGGGCGGACGTCATCGACATCTCTGGAAAAACTGTCACGCCGGGATTCGTCGATACCCATTCCCACATGTGGTCGGCGTCCGGCCTCCACAAGACGCAGTCCTGGATCTACCTGGCGAACCTCGCATACGGGGTGACCGCGACGCGCGATCCACAGACGGCCACGACAGACGTTCTGTCCTACTCCGACCTCGTTACGGCAGGCCAGATGATTGGGCCGCGTATCTACTCGACGGGCCCTGGAATCTTCGGTGACTACGTCGAGGACCCGATCCGCGACCTCGACCACGCGCGCGACATCATGCGCAGGTACAGCGAGTACTACGACACGAATACCATCAAGATGTACATGGCCGGGAATCGTCAGCAGAGGCAGTGGGTGGTCATGGCCGCGAGAGAGCAGGGCATCATGCCGACGCTCGAGGGTGGCCTGATGTTCAAATACGACCTCACGACCACGCTCGACGGGTACCCGGGGCTCGAGCACTCGCTACCGATCGCGCCGTTCTACTCAGACGTCGTCGAGGCGTTTACGACGATCGGGACGACGTACACGCCCACGCTGCTGGTTTCGTACGGCGGTCCGTGGGGTGAGAACTACTACTACTCGCGTGAGAATCCGCATGACGATCCGAAGCTCCAGTACTTCACCGCGCACGGCGAGCTTGATCAGAAGAGCAGGCGCCGCCCGGCGTGGTTCCGCGACGATGAGCATGTCTTCCAGCGTCATGCGGAGGGTGTGAAGGCCTTGGTCGAAGCTGGAGGCCGCGCGGGCGTCGGCAGTCACGGGCAGTTACAGGGCCTCGGCTATCACTGGGAGCTCTGGTCGATTCAGTCCGGTGGAATGGACGAGTACGACGCATTGAGGGTGGCCACGATCCTCGGTGCCGAGGCGATCGGGCTCGATGGCGACCTCGGCACTATCGAGCCCGGCAAGCTGGCCGATCTGGTCATCCTGGACGGAAATCCACTCGATGACATTCGGAATACCAACACCATTTCACAGGTGATGAAGAACGGCCGCCTCTACGAGGGCGATACGCTCAACGAGACATGGCCCGAGCAGCGACCCCTCGAGCGGCGTGACTGGGTGGGGATTGAGGCTCCGAACACGAGAGCGGGCACGGGCCGCTAA